One Bacillus amyloliquefaciens DSM 7 = ATCC 23350 DNA window includes the following coding sequences:
- the ylbJ gene encoding sporulation integral membrane protein YlbJ: MNLSKFHTFLISLFFIFLTATVISHPQASFEASKTGLSMWWEVVFPSLLPFFILSELLIGFGIVRFVGLLLEPFMRPIFRVPGVGGFVLAMGMASGNPAGAKLTARLRQEKQISRVEAERLVSFTNSSNPLFIFAAVAVGFFHNASLGILLASAHYLGNIAVGLTMRSYGRKEEAAYTGKKTIVLPSLKEAFLALHKARLSEKRPLGKILGDAVTSSVQTLLMVGGFIILFSVFSRLLSIVQVMDVLSVFTNALLSLFHLPVSLDIPLISGMFEITLGSKLVSEADAALLPKAMIVSFILGFSGLSVQAQVAGILSVTDIRFKPFFTARILQGIYAALFVLLLWKPLYLALDEPYQSVFLPFRDQNAATAAVSGWNTLIEIGPTVTLAALAVYALIYCYRLSARIKKG, encoded by the coding sequence ATGAATTTGTCTAAGTTTCATACATTTTTGATTTCATTGTTTTTTATTTTTTTGACGGCGACGGTTATTTCACACCCGCAGGCCTCATTCGAAGCCTCCAAAACCGGTCTTTCCATGTGGTGGGAGGTAGTTTTTCCTTCTTTGCTTCCGTTTTTTATTCTTTCTGAGCTTTTAATCGGATTCGGCATCGTCAGGTTTGTCGGCCTTTTACTCGAACCCTTTATGCGCCCGATTTTCAGAGTGCCGGGGGTCGGCGGATTTGTACTGGCTATGGGCATGGCTTCAGGCAATCCGGCCGGCGCAAAGCTGACTGCACGGCTGCGCCAGGAAAAACAAATCTCCAGAGTAGAGGCTGAACGCCTCGTCTCTTTTACCAATTCATCCAATCCGTTATTTATATTCGCGGCTGTGGCGGTCGGCTTTTTTCATAACGCGTCACTCGGCATTCTTTTGGCATCGGCTCACTATCTCGGAAACATCGCCGTCGGTTTGACGATGCGTTCATACGGACGGAAAGAAGAAGCGGCGTATACCGGTAAAAAGACGATCGTGCTTCCTTCGCTGAAAGAAGCATTTCTGGCCCTCCACAAGGCGCGGCTTTCGGAAAAGCGGCCGCTCGGTAAAATTTTGGGCGACGCCGTCACCTCTTCTGTACAAACCTTGCTGATGGTGGGCGGTTTTATTATATTGTTTTCGGTTTTCAGCCGCTTGTTATCAATCGTACAAGTCATGGATGTACTTTCTGTATTTACAAACGCGCTGCTTTCGCTCTTCCATCTTCCTGTAAGCCTGGACATTCCTCTTATCAGCGGAATGTTTGAAATTACGCTTGGGAGCAAGCTGGTCAGTGAAGCGGATGCCGCCTTGCTGCCGAAAGCAATGATTGTGAGTTTTATTCTCGGGTTCAGCGGCCTTTCCGTACAGGCGCAGGTAGCCGGCATTTTATCGGTAACAGATATCCGATTTAAACCGTTTTTTACGGCGCGTATCCTTCAGGGCATTTATGCCGCTCTATTTGTTCTTTTACTGTGGAAGCCGCTTTACCTCGCATTGGACGAACCTTATCAGTCGGTATTCCTGCCTTTCCGTGATCAAAACGCGGCCACGGCTGCAGTTAGCGGGTGGAACACACTGATCGAAATCGGTCCCACCGTAACGCTGGCGGCTCTGGCCGTATACGCACTGATTTATTGTTACAGGCTGTCTGCACGGATAAAAAAAGGATGA
- a CDS encoding patatin-like phospholipase family protein, which produces MAKPTIGLALGSGGARGIAHLGVLSSLHKHQIPIDMIAGSSMGALVGSFYAAGHDVATMKKVAKAFKRRLYADYTMPKLGFLKGDRIRQLVHAYTFGKPIEELRIPLGIVACDLQTGEKLVFTKGSVSEAVRASISIPGVFVPQKMNGRILVDGAVVDRIPVSAVKDMGADIVIASDVSRVKKTEKAAHIFDVIMQSMDILQNELVRHQTIAADVMIRPSLESFSSSSFANIDHMITAGEEAADRMIGRIKQEIENWEG; this is translated from the coding sequence TTGGCCAAACCTACAATCGGGTTAGCGTTAGGTTCGGGAGGGGCAAGAGGCATTGCTCATCTCGGAGTGTTATCCAGTTTACATAAGCATCAGATTCCAATTGATATGATTGCCGGCAGCAGCATGGGGGCGTTAGTCGGCAGCTTTTATGCGGCCGGGCATGATGTGGCCACGATGAAAAAAGTCGCCAAAGCATTTAAGCGGCGGCTGTACGCGGATTATACGATGCCGAAGCTCGGATTTTTAAAAGGGGACCGCATCAGGCAGCTCGTTCATGCGTATACGTTCGGCAAGCCGATAGAAGAACTCCGGATCCCGCTCGGCATCGTGGCCTGCGACCTCCAGACCGGAGAAAAACTCGTTTTTACGAAAGGCTCCGTATCCGAAGCCGTCCGCGCGAGCATCAGCATACCGGGCGTTTTCGTCCCGCAAAAAATGAACGGGCGTATTTTAGTCGACGGCGCGGTAGTCGACAGAATCCCGGTTTCCGCCGTAAAGGATATGGGCGCTGATATCGTCATCGCCTCTGACGTATCCAGGGTGAAAAAAACGGAAAAAGCGGCACATATTTTTGATGTAATCATGCAAAGTATGGATATACTGCAAAATGAATTGGTCCGTCACCAGACCATTGCCGCAGACGTCATGATCCGCCCTTCTCTCGAATCATTCAGCTCAAGCTCTTTTGCCAACATTGATCATATGATCACAGCAGGCGAAGAGGCCGCAGATCGGATGATCGGCCGGATTAAACAAGAAATAGAGAACTGGGAGGGCTAA
- a CDS encoding SepM family pheromone-processing serine protease has translation MKAKHFRWVFIILILLIAITFIKLPYYITQPGEASELRPLIKVDGGYPEKGSLSLMTVKVGPANPYTYLWAKVHPYDEIVPDESIKEEGETDSDYMKRQLQMMKSSQENAVIAAYQKAGKQVKYSFNGIYASSVVSNMPAKGKIKVGDKIISADGKKYESAEKLIDYISSKKAGEKVTFNIERDTKEKTVTLKLKSFPDDPKRAGIGVALYTDRNVKVKPDLHFSIENIGGPSAGLMMSLEIYNQLTKPDETKGYNIAGTGTIDVDGKVGPIGGIDQKVVAADKAGKDIFFAPNQNGAENSDYKNAVKTAKAIKSDMKIVPVDTMQDALDYLDKLKVKST, from the coding sequence ATGAAAGCAAAACATTTTCGCTGGGTGTTTATCATCCTGATCTTATTAATCGCTATTACATTTATTAAGCTTCCGTATTACATTACACAGCCGGGAGAAGCATCAGAGCTGAGACCGCTGATTAAGGTGGACGGAGGCTACCCTGAAAAAGGAAGCCTTTCCTTGATGACTGTCAAAGTAGGCCCCGCCAATCCGTATACATATCTTTGGGCGAAGGTGCATCCTTACGATGAAATCGTCCCTGATGAAAGCATAAAAGAAGAGGGCGAAACTGATTCAGACTATATGAAGCGCCAACTGCAGATGATGAAAAGCTCTCAAGAAAACGCGGTCATTGCCGCTTATCAAAAAGCCGGCAAACAGGTAAAATACTCATTTAACGGCATTTACGCCAGCTCAGTCGTCTCCAATATGCCGGCAAAAGGAAAAATAAAGGTCGGTGATAAAATCATCAGCGCGGACGGGAAAAAATATGAATCCGCTGAAAAGCTGATTGATTATATCAGCAGCAAAAAAGCGGGAGAAAAAGTAACGTTTAACATTGAACGTGACACGAAAGAAAAGACAGTTACCCTTAAGCTGAAATCATTCCCGGACGATCCGAAAAGAGCCGGAATCGGCGTAGCATTATATACGGACCGGAACGTGAAAGTGAAGCCGGATCTTCATTTCAGTATTGAAAACATCGGCGGGCCTTCTGCCGGTCTCATGATGTCTTTGGAAATTTACAATCAGCTGACAAAACCTGACGAAACAAAAGGCTACAATATAGCCGGAACGGGAACAATCGACGTTGACGGCAAGGTCGGACCGATTGGCGGAATCGATCAGAAAGTCGTCGCCGCAGACAAAGCGGGAAAAGATATTTTCTTTGCGCCGAACCAAAACGGAGCTGAAAACTCTGATTATAAAAATGCAGTAAAAACGGCGAAAGCGATTAAGTCCGATATGAAAATCGTTCCTGTCGATACGATGCAGGACGCACTTGATTATTTGGATAAGCTGAAAGTAAAAAGCACCTGA
- a CDS encoding nucleotidyltransferase, with protein sequence MKAVGLVVEYNPFHNGHRYHAEQAKINTDSSVAAAVMSGPFLQRGEPAAVSKWARTKMALENGVDIVIELPYMYAVQKAELFARGSVSLLHQLGCSSLFFGSENGRIEPFIEATEAFSRKEADCTVILKEELKKGLSYPAAASKAFSHVFKGEDMLDLSKPNNILGFHYVKAIQASGSAMKPYTTARIASGYHDAELPGDNSRIASATSIRKALIEKGTAAAKNFLPEASVRELDAYKNSYGLWHSTEDYFSYVKYSLSTLSAEELSRIYEVEEGLEHRILRTIRQARSYREMMELLKTKRYTWTRLQRMNTHILTRTKKEDMHRLLKPSSAPYIRLLGMTKKGQAYLSAKKKELTAPLVSKLSSFSHPALDLDISAGRIYSLPIKEPERTLFEKQEFSQAPIRYDEDEKRFLNA encoded by the coding sequence ATGAAAGCAGTCGGCCTGGTTGTTGAATATAATCCCTTTCATAACGGACACCGCTATCATGCGGAACAAGCAAAAATCAATACGGACAGCAGCGTTGCGGCGGCGGTGATGAGCGGCCCTTTTTTGCAGCGCGGGGAACCGGCCGCCGTCTCAAAGTGGGCCCGGACAAAAATGGCGCTTGAAAACGGCGTGGATATCGTCATTGAGCTCCCTTATATGTATGCTGTGCAAAAAGCGGAATTATTTGCGCGCGGCAGTGTTTCGCTTCTTCATCAATTAGGATGCAGCAGCTTGTTTTTCGGAAGTGAAAACGGCCGGATCGAACCATTTATTGAAGCGACTGAAGCGTTCAGCCGAAAGGAAGCTGACTGCACCGTGATTCTGAAAGAGGAATTAAAAAAAGGGCTCAGCTATCCGGCCGCCGCCTCAAAAGCATTTTCACACGTATTCAAAGGTGAGGACATGCTTGACCTGTCTAAGCCGAACAATATTCTCGGTTTTCACTACGTCAAAGCCATACAAGCCTCCGGGTCTGCCATGAAGCCTTATACGACAGCCAGAATCGCTTCCGGGTATCATGACGCCGAGCTTCCCGGAGATAACAGCCGGATAGCCAGCGCCACAAGCATCCGAAAGGCGCTGATAGAAAAAGGAACGGCGGCCGCTAAGAACTTTCTCCCCGAAGCGTCTGTGCGCGAGCTGGACGCATACAAAAACTCATACGGATTATGGCACAGCACTGAAGACTATTTTTCATATGTAAAATACAGCCTCAGCACTTTGTCCGCAGAAGAATTAAGCCGAATCTATGAAGTGGAAGAAGGCTTAGAGCACAGAATTCTGCGCACCATCAGACAAGCCCGGTCCTACCGCGAAATGATGGAATTATTGAAAACAAAACGCTATACGTGGACGAGATTGCAGAGGATGAACACGCATATTCTGACACGGACAAAAAAAGAAGATATGCACCGGCTCTTAAAGCCTTCAAGCGCTCCTTATATCCGTCTTCTCGGAATGACTAAAAAAGGACAGGCATACCTGTCAGCAAAGAAAAAAGAGCTTACCGCACCGCTTGTCAGCAAGCTCTCTTCTTTCTCTCATCCCGCTCTGGATTTGGACATATCAGCGGGACGGATTTACAGCCTGCCGATAAAAGAACCTGAACGCACACTGTTTGAGAAGCAGGAATTTTCACAAGCACCGATCCGCTATGATGAAGACGAAAAACGTTTTTTAAATGCATAG
- a CDS encoding YceD family protein — MKWTIYQLHQMAKKSFEFDETVELNELTKLNSDIRRISPVRVKGRAEIESKQVSFDFTISGEMVLPCSRTLVDVPYPFTIATKELFRFHKTDDIEDEDVHIAEDDTVDLTPIVKEEILLEIPMQIFCETEQKKGAAPQVGKDWQVISEEDKKNQIDPRLADLKKLLTQDDES; from the coding sequence ATGAAATGGACGATTTATCAGCTTCATCAAATGGCGAAAAAGAGCTTTGAATTTGATGAAACAGTTGAGTTGAATGAGCTGACAAAATTGAATTCTGACATCCGCCGCATTTCTCCCGTCCGGGTAAAGGGCCGCGCGGAGATTGAATCCAAGCAGGTTTCGTTTGACTTTACGATTTCAGGCGAAATGGTTTTGCCGTGCTCAAGAACTTTAGTTGATGTGCCGTATCCATTTACAATCGCGACAAAAGAACTGTTTAGATTTCATAAGACGGATGATATAGAAGATGAGGACGTTCATATTGCTGAAGACGATACCGTCGACTTAACTCCGATCGTAAAAGAAGAGATTCTTTTAGAAATTCCTATGCAAATCTTTTGTGAAACTGAACAAAAAAAAGGAGCCGCTCCCCAAGTGGGTAAGGATTGGCAAGTGATTTCTGAGGAAGACAAGAAAAATCAGATCGACCCAAGACTTGCGGATCTGAAAAAGCTCTTAACACAAGATGATGAATCTTAA
- the rpmF gene encoding 50S ribosomal protein L32, translated as MAVPFRRTSKMKKRLRRTHFKLNVPGMTECPSCGEMKLSHRVCKACGSYNGKDINVKSN; from the coding sequence ATGGCTGTACCTTTTAGAAGAACTTCTAAAATGAAAAAAAGATTGCGCCGTACACATTTCAAACTAAATGTACCTGGTATGACAGAATGCCCGTCATGCGGAGAGATGAAATTGTCTCACCGTGTATGTAAAGCATGCGGATCATACAACGGCAAAGACATAAATGTAAAAAGCAATTAA
- the gerR gene encoding sporulation-specific transcriptional regulator GerR, translating into MTITRQDAWTQDEDLLLAEVVLRHIREGGTQLSAFEEVGRALTRTAAACGFRWNSYVRKQYQSGIELAKKQRKELRKQIGVHSANLPGTVKQPPIRRTEGEKELSIDDVILFLQQFKESPAAADVRHEKEKLAEQLTALQKEVEDLREENESLRNKLEMTEEDYKALIDIMDRARRMVNSKDDERKSAQGL; encoded by the coding sequence TTGACGATAACGAGACAAGACGCGTGGACGCAAGATGAAGATTTGCTGCTGGCTGAAGTCGTGCTCAGGCACATTCGGGAAGGCGGGACCCAGCTTTCCGCTTTTGAAGAAGTGGGCAGAGCGCTGACGAGAACGGCTGCCGCCTGCGGATTCAGATGGAATTCTTATGTCAGGAAACAATATCAGTCAGGGATAGAACTGGCGAAAAAACAGCGGAAGGAATTAAGAAAGCAGATCGGAGTGCATTCCGCCAATCTGCCGGGAACCGTCAAGCAGCCTCCGATCCGCAGGACGGAAGGAGAAAAAGAGCTGTCCATTGATGATGTGATTTTGTTTCTGCAGCAATTTAAAGAGTCGCCAGCCGCAGCGGATGTGCGTCATGAAAAAGAAAAACTCGCAGAGCAGCTGACCGCGCTGCAAAAAGAAGTCGAGGATCTGCGTGAGGAAAACGAAAGCTTGAGAAACAAGCTGGAGATGACAGAAGAAGATTACAAAGCGTTAATTGACATCATGGACAGGGCGAGAAGGATGGTCAATTCGAAAGATGACGAAAGAAAATCGGCGCAGGGCCTGTAA
- a CDS encoding N-acetyltransferase, whose translation MLKIERLLINFKTLEEFKRFKEYGMQELSMLEDLQDNIIENDSTSPFYGIYFGDKLVARMSLYQVNGSANPYFDQRQDFLELWKLEVLPGYQNNGYGKALVDFAKSFRMPIRTNSRMKSAEFWDKMNFEPVKYDMARDKGENPYIWHPDMDGEMTSGETA comes from the coding sequence GTGTTGAAAATAGAGCGCCTGCTCATCAACTTTAAAACACTCGAAGAATTTAAAAGGTTTAAGGAATACGGGATGCAGGAGCTATCGATGCTTGAAGATCTTCAGGATAATATCATTGAAAATGACAGCACCTCGCCTTTTTACGGGATTTACTTCGGGGATAAACTAGTGGCGAGAATGAGTTTATATCAGGTAAACGGAAGTGCGAATCCGTATTTTGATCAGCGTCAGGACTTTTTGGAACTTTGGAAGCTTGAAGTTCTTCCGGGCTATCAAAACAACGGGTACGGCAAAGCGCTTGTTGATTTTGCCAAATCCTTCAGAATGCCGATCAGGACAAATTCACGCATGAAATCAGCAGAATTCTGGGATAAGATGAATTTTGAGCCCGTTAAATATGATATGGCGCGTGATAAAGGAGAAAATCCTTATATCTGGCATCCTGATATGGACGGTGAAATGACTTCCGGGGAAACAGCATAA
- a CDS encoding 2-dehydropantoate 2-reductase, with protein MKIGIIGGGAVGLLCACYLSSRHQVTVITRRTEQADAINTCGIWLVKDGKEFTASCRAQTGITFGYDLLIAAVKQHQLSVVLPDLETIKGTNVLFLQNGMEHINDIKEWRTDHSLYVGTVEHGAKRISDHAVEHTGAGAVRWSVFRASRPETLKSIFSGMHRDFPVYDENDWYRLLTGKLIINVCINPLTALLRVQNGELLTNTAYKKYMRNVFEEAEAILGLVDKEEAWNRVCEVCGLTEKNHSSMLVDIMAGRRTEADAIIGYLVKEAENRGLPTVHLPFLHRSIKALERN; from the coding sequence GTGAAAATCGGAATTATTGGCGGCGGAGCGGTGGGCCTTTTATGTGCTTGCTACTTATCGTCCCGCCATCAGGTAACGGTCATAACGCGGCGGACGGAGCAGGCTGATGCGATTAACACGTGCGGTATATGGCTTGTGAAAGACGGAAAAGAATTTACGGCGTCATGCAGAGCGCAAACAGGCATCACTTTCGGATACGACCTCTTAATCGCAGCTGTGAAACAGCATCAGCTCAGTGTTGTTTTGCCGGATCTTGAGACAATAAAAGGGACGAATGTGTTGTTTTTGCAAAACGGCATGGAACACATAAACGACATCAAGGAATGGCGTACGGATCATTCACTTTATGTCGGCACGGTTGAGCACGGGGCGAAAAGAATATCGGATCATGCCGTTGAACATACGGGAGCTGGAGCCGTGAGATGGAGTGTATTCCGCGCGTCCCGTCCGGAAACGCTCAAAAGCATCTTTTCCGGCATGCACCGGGATTTTCCCGTATATGATGAAAACGACTGGTATCGTCTTCTAACGGGAAAACTGATCATAAATGTATGCATCAACCCGTTAACTGCATTGCTGCGCGTGCAAAACGGAGAGCTGCTGACAAATACCGCTTACAAAAAATATATGAGAAACGTGTTTGAAGAAGCGGAGGCAATACTTGGCCTTGTCGATAAAGAGGAAGCGTGGAACAGGGTTTGCGAAGTTTGCGGCCTGACGGAAAAAAATCATTCTTCCATGCTTGTTGATATCATGGCAGGAAGACGGACAGAGGCGGATGCGATTATCGGCTACCTTGTAAAAGAAGCGGAAAACCGCGGATTGCCAACCGTTCATCTCCCGTTTTTACACCGCAGCATAAAAGCGTTAGAAAGAAACTGA
- the bshC gene encoding bacillithiol biosynthesis cysteine-adding enzyme BshC: MQLTELSIKSQNTFVQHYIDGENMSSFFDYDIHSEDVWQERLRDLSSRPFAREELADYLSSYHEKFHSAAMQASIEKLRDPKSTAVVGGQQAGLLTGPLYTIHKIISIIVLARQQEEALQIPVVPIFWVAGEDHDLEEINYVHTSTEKKGPVKQKLPQSYWKKTLAAKTPLDQEKCAAWIEEVFAAFEETDHTNALLQNVMRCLRSSETFTDFFELLIADLFQEEGLILMNSGDPGIKKLETGMFQQILKHNNELAKAVSDQQRLMREAGYHPIIESDKEQANLFYEHEGERFLIEKENGVFVIKELDLKWTNDELHTHMEEKPECFSNNVVTRPLMQEFLIPTLAFIAGPGEINYWGELKQAFSLMGFAMTPVVPRLNITILERHIEKKLSERNIPLQEAIEHGTGHLKDTYFEEQIPEEFSAVMEQAKSQIEAVHKSVRNEALKVDSSLEPLLQKNAAFIQDQLLFLERTVTKRIEEKEGFVLRDYERIQNSIRPLGAPQERIWNVMYYLNRYGPKFFTTFKHLPFSFQNQHQIVKL; this comes from the coding sequence ATGCAGCTAACTGAACTTTCCATCAAAAGTCAAAATACGTTTGTGCAGCACTATATAGATGGAGAAAACATGTCTTCATTTTTTGATTATGATATTCATTCTGAGGATGTATGGCAAGAGCGGCTCCGTGACCTGTCTTCACGGCCGTTTGCCAGAGAGGAATTAGCGGATTACCTATCCTCCTATCATGAAAAATTTCACTCCGCAGCCATGCAGGCCTCCATCGAAAAACTAAGAGATCCAAAAAGCACAGCGGTTGTAGGCGGGCAGCAGGCCGGTCTTTTAACGGGGCCTCTTTACACCATACATAAAATTATCTCCATTATCGTACTTGCCAGACAGCAGGAAGAGGCGTTACAGATACCTGTCGTTCCGATTTTCTGGGTGGCGGGTGAAGATCACGATCTGGAAGAAATTAATTATGTGCACACGTCAACAGAGAAAAAAGGGCCGGTGAAACAGAAACTTCCGCAGTCTTACTGGAAAAAAACATTGGCGGCTAAAACCCCGCTTGATCAGGAAAAATGTGCGGCGTGGATTGAAGAAGTGTTCGCTGCGTTTGAGGAAACGGATCATACAAACGCACTCCTTCAAAATGTGATGCGATGTTTACGCTCATCAGAGACGTTCACGGACTTTTTTGAACTGTTGATCGCTGACTTGTTTCAAGAAGAAGGCCTTATTCTGATGAATTCGGGAGATCCCGGGATTAAAAAGCTGGAAACGGGAATGTTTCAGCAGATTTTAAAACACAATAATGAGCTTGCCAAAGCCGTGTCAGATCAGCAGCGTCTTATGCGGGAAGCCGGTTATCACCCGATTATTGAATCAGACAAAGAACAAGCCAACCTGTTTTACGAACATGAGGGAGAGCGCTTCTTAATTGAAAAAGAAAATGGCGTTTTTGTCATTAAGGAGCTTGACCTGAAGTGGACGAATGACGAACTTCATACCCATATGGAAGAAAAACCTGAATGTTTCAGCAATAACGTTGTGACAAGGCCGCTTATGCAGGAGTTTCTCATCCCGACGCTTGCGTTTATCGCAGGACCGGGAGAAATCAATTATTGGGGCGAGCTGAAGCAGGCTTTCTCATTAATGGGCTTCGCCATGACACCGGTAGTGCCGAGACTGAACATTACGATCCTTGAGCGCCATATTGAAAAGAAGCTTTCAGAACGGAATATCCCGCTTCAGGAAGCGATTGAACACGGCACCGGACACCTGAAAGACACTTATTTTGAAGAGCAGATTCCGGAAGAGTTTTCTGCTGTGATGGAGCAGGCGAAGTCGCAGATTGAAGCTGTCCATAAAAGTGTAAGGAACGAAGCGCTTAAGGTCGATTCAAGTCTTGAGCCGCTCTTACAGAAGAATGCCGCTTTCATTCAAGATCAGCTCTTGTTTTTGGAACGGACGGTAACGAAAAGAATTGAAGAAAAAGAAGGTTTTGTGCTGCGAGACTACGAAAGAATCCAAAACAGCATCAGACCGCTCGGCGCACCGCAAGAGCGGATCTGGAATGTGATGTATTATTTGAACCGCTATGGTCCAAAATTCTTCACAACCTTCAAACATCTGCCATTTTCTTTTCAAAACCAACATCAGATTGTCAAACTTTGA
- the mraZ gene encoding division/cell wall cluster transcriptional repressor MraZ — MFMGEYQHTIDAKGRMIVPAKFREGLGEQFVLTRGLDQCLFGYPMNEWKLIEEKLKALPLTKKDARAFTRFFFSGATECELDKQGRVNIASSLLNYAKLEKECVVIGVSNRIELWSKVIWEQYTEEQEDSFAEIAENMIGFDI, encoded by the coding sequence ATGTTTATGGGTGAATACCAGCATACTATTGATGCAAAGGGCCGCATGATCGTACCCGCAAAATTCAGAGAAGGCCTCGGTGAGCAATTTGTGCTGACCAGAGGGCTTGACCAATGTCTTTTCGGATATCCGATGAATGAATGGAAGCTGATTGAAGAAAAGCTGAAGGCTCTGCCGCTCACCAAAAAAGACGCCCGCGCGTTTACCCGTTTCTTTTTTTCCGGTGCGACCGAATGCGAACTGGACAAGCAGGGAAGGGTTAATATTGCGTCATCTCTTCTGAATTACGCAAAACTGGAAAAAGAATGTGTTGTCATCGGGGTTTCCAATCGAATTGAATTGTGGAGCAAGGTAATCTGGGAACAATACACAGAAGAGCAAGAAGATTCATTCGCTGAAATTGCTGAAAACATGATTGGATTTGATATATAA
- the rsmH gene encoding 16S rRNA (cytosine(1402)-N(4))-methyltransferase RsmH, protein MFQHKTVLLRETVDGLNIKPDGTYVDCTLGGAGHSTYLLQQLSEKGRLIAFDQDDTALENAKQTLSEYKGQLILVKSNFRYLKECLHEHGITSVDGILFDLGVSSPQLDTPERGFSYHHDAPLDMRMDQSAALTAKEVVNEWRYEDLVRIFFKYGEEKFSKQIARKIEEAREKSPIQTTGQLVDLIKDAIPAPARRSGGHPAKRVFQAIRIAVNDELQVFEEALLQAIEVLKPGGRVSVITFHSLEDRMCKTTFKEKSSLPELPPGLPVIPEEFEPELKLITRKPITASKEELEENNRARSAKLRIAEKRK, encoded by the coding sequence ATGTTTCAGCATAAGACAGTACTTCTTCGTGAAACCGTCGACGGTTTAAATATCAAACCGGACGGAACCTATGTGGACTGCACCCTGGGGGGCGCCGGGCACAGTACATATTTATTGCAGCAATTATCGGAAAAAGGACGCCTGATCGCCTTTGACCAAGATGACACAGCGCTTGAAAACGCAAAGCAGACACTGTCCGAATACAAAGGACAACTCATTCTGGTGAAAAGCAATTTTCGTTATTTAAAAGAATGTTTACATGAACACGGCATTACGAGTGTCGACGGGATTTTATTTGATTTAGGAGTATCCTCTCCGCAGCTTGATACACCGGAACGGGGATTCAGCTATCATCATGACGCACCGCTGGACATGAGGATGGACCAGTCGGCCGCCCTTACGGCGAAAGAAGTCGTAAATGAATGGCGGTATGAGGATCTTGTGCGGATTTTCTTTAAATACGGAGAAGAGAAATTCAGCAAGCAAATCGCCAGAAAAATTGAAGAGGCAAGAGAGAAATCGCCTATTCAAACAACCGGCCAACTGGTCGATCTAATAAAGGACGCGATACCGGCTCCGGCCAGAAGAAGCGGAGGCCATCCGGCCAAACGCGTATTCCAGGCTATTCGAATCGCCGTAAACGACGAGCTTCAAGTATTTGAAGAGGCCCTCTTGCAAGCGATAGAGGTGCTGAAGCCGGGCGGAAGGGTATCTGTGATCACTTTTCACTCGCTGGAAGACAGAATGTGCAAGACGACATTCAAGGAAAAATCATCACTTCCCGAACTGCCTCCGGGTCTTCCTGTGATACCGGAAGAATTTGAGCCGGAATTAAAACTGATTACGAGAAAACCCATTACGGCATCAAAAGAGGAGCTTGAAGAAAATAACCGCGCCCGCTCAGCGAAGCTCCGCATTGCGGAAAAACGAAAATAA
- the ftsL gene encoding cell division protein FtsL: MSNLAYQQEKQQRPVISPEKKVIVKKRASITLGEKVLLVLFAIAVLSTSMFIVSKAYAAYQSNIEVQKLEEKVSEKNKQIADLEKTAADLSQPQRLMDIAKKHGLNLKDKKVKNIQE, from the coding sequence ATGAGCAACTTAGCTTACCAGCAGGAAAAACAACAACGGCCAGTGATAAGCCCCGAAAAAAAGGTGATTGTCAAAAAGAGGGCTTCCATTACACTTGGGGAAAAGGTGCTGCTCGTCCTATTTGCCATTGCCGTTCTCTCCACTTCGATGTTTATCGTATCAAAGGCATATGCGGCATACCAATCCAATATTGAGGTGCAAAAACTGGAAGAGAAAGTATCTGAGAAGAATAAGCAGATCGCTGATCTCGAAAAAACGGCGGCTGACTTGAGCCAGCCTCAGCGCCTGATGGATATCGCCAAAAAGCACGGTTTGAATCTGAAAGATAAAAAAGTGAAAAACATACAGGAATGA